The following DNA comes from Candidatus Binataceae bacterium.
GCGTTCAATACGCACGCTGAGAGCGGCAAAATGCCCGGAGCTGGCATCACCGGACCAGCGGGTGCCGCCGCAGGCGGCGCGGCGGCAGTCGCCACGCTCGGCGCGAATGTCGCCATGGGCGGCGCCAAGACCTACACCTCTTCCACAAATTTTCTCGGCGACAAGACCGCGGAGCAAATCGTCGATCAGATCATGAAGTACTATCAGCAGCAGGGATGGGCACAGCAGGCGTCGCTGTAGGCGATTCGACTTGCGAAGAATTAACGGCCGGGATCGATCGATCCCGGCCGTTTGATTTTGACGCGTTACTCGCGAATCTTGAGCGCGCCCGATGGGCACGCAGCGACCGTCGCGCGCACCTTCTCGTCGTCAGCCGCGCTCGGATCGATCACGAACTTGCCGTGCTCGACCTTGAAGACCTGCGGCAGAGTCTTCACGCAATTTGCTGAATGACTGCAAACTTTAGAATCCCAGGTGACCTGAACTGCCATCGTCGTTTCACCTCTTGAGAGAGTCTTTAGCGGAGCGTCCTCGCGAACAGCGCGGCCATCTTATCGAAAGCGCGATCGGCTTCGTCCTTCTTGTAAACCGGGCTGTCGGGAACCGTCCAGCCATGGAACGCGGCGAAGACCTCGCTCTCATACTTGCCGCCCCATGCCTTCAGCGCCGCCTCTAAATTCTGAATCGCCTCGGCGGGCATACTCTGATCCTTGTCGGCGTGGCCGATGAAAAGCTCGGCCTTGATCTTCGGCAACACCTGATGCGGACTGGTGGGCGCCGCGCTATACAATCCGCCGCCGTGAAAGGTCGCGACCGCCGCGATCTTGTCGGGCCGCGCGGCGGCAGTGCGCATTGCCATCGCCCCGGTGAAGCAGTAGCCGACTGCGCCCATTTTGCCCTTCGCGACCGAATCCTGCGCGGCGAGAAAATCCGCGTATGCCGCCCCGTCGGTGTCCATCTTGGCGGGCTGCAGCGCGGCCGACAGCTCGCCGAACCGCTTCATCGTGCGCTCCTCGCCCATCTTGGGCGCGAAGTCGAGCATCGGCGGCTTGCCCGCTCTGAAAAACACGTTCGGCATCAGCACTACGAAGCCCTTATCGGCGAGCCGCCGCGCCATCTCGCGATGCGACGGGCGAATCCCGCCGATGTCCGTCAGATGAAGCACACCGGGCAGCGGATTGTTGCCATCGGGACGGAAAAGCAC
Coding sequences within:
- a CDS encoding (4Fe-4S)-binding protein; this translates as MAVQVTWDSKVCSHSANCVKTLPQVFKVEHGKFVIDPSAADDEKVRATVAACPSGALKIRE
- a CDS encoding dienelactone hydrolase family protein; its protein translation is MIERDIVIPMSDGSSDAVLFRPDGNNPLPGVLHLTDIGGIRPSHREMARRLADKGFVVLMPNVFFRAGKPPMLDFAPKMGEERTMKRFGELSAALQPAKMDTDGAAYADFLAAQDSVAKGKMGAVGYCFTGAMAMRTAAARPDKIAAVATFHGGGLYSAAPTSPHQVLPKIKAELFIGHADKDQSMPAEAIQNLEAALKAWGGKYESEVFAAFHGWTVPDSPVYKKDEADRAFDKMAALFARTLR